The Arachis hypogaea cultivar Tifrunner chromosome 14, arahy.Tifrunner.gnm2.J5K5, whole genome shotgun sequence DNA window acactcatcaccattctaatctatgaacgtgtgcctgacaaccacctccgttctacctttgattgagtgtgtatctcttggattccttaatcagaatcctcgtggtataagctagaatccattggcggccattcttgagaatccggaaggtctaaaccttgtctgtggtattctgagtaggattcgaggatttaatgactgtgacgagcttcaaactcgtgattgtggggcgttagtgacacacgcaaaagaatcactggattctattccgacatgatcgagaaccaacagatgattaaccgtgctgtgacagagcgtgttgaacattttcactgagaggacgggaggtagccattgacaacggtgaaacccaacatacagcttaccatggaaggagtcttgcgtgcttgaagaagaagacagtaagaaagcagagattcagaagatggagcatctccaaaacctcaacctgttctccattactgcaaaacaagtatttacttcatgttcttttactttttacaattaaatctcagagttattgatatcctgactaagagttacgagataacctagcttgcttcaagccgacaatctccgtgggatcgacccttactcacgtaaggtattacttggacgacctagtgcacttgctggttagttgtgcggaattacaaaagtgtgattgtgatttcgtgcaccacaatcCCCACACTGAATCCACTTGACTCTTGACTTCTGAAACCACAAAATTTCTTCTTGAGCCAGAATCTCTTCATAATCTCTCCAAAGGTTAGCCTGAAGCTCATGGAGATATGAGAAATTgttgatttgtaatttatttgaaATTCCTTGTAGCCTGCGCAAAATCTtactctttcttttaaaaatattttcaaacacatcagtattctttttttttaggcTTGTCCTAAAAGCATTCAGACCGTTATTCCAAGAATCTTGTATCTTTCAGTTACTATTAACCATATGGGTGAAATTCAAATGTGATAGCCAAGCTGCTTGAAACCTGAAAAAGCGTCTTTGTTTGTTCTCTTGTCGATCATTTGCTAAGTGGAGACATAAGGGGGAGTGGTCCAACTTGAGACTAGGCAAGTGTTTGATGTGAGCAGTAGGGAAGATGATCTGCCAATCAAGGTTGCTCTGGCCACAGTCGAGTCTCTCAACCAAGTTTCCACGCTTCCATGTAAACGGCCATCTCGAGTACCCCAAATCAAAGAGGCCACAATCAGATACGCAGTCTTGAAAATCAGGGCATGCTCCTCTTCTGTTGCTATTGGACCCACCGTGACGCTCATGATCATGTAACATGGCATTAAAGTCTCTAATAAGACACCACGGCAAGTTA harbors:
- the LOC112743272 gene encoding uncharacterized protein, with product MEDVVAHSSSDEHGGVCPGSRMAWNCRGAGGKAFSTLIRDIKKEFNASFCILLETHISGQRGEAVWKKMGLMMVHIKVKSGSLPYWLLTVIYGNPQRINRNYLWDDIRLIHNEINLPWCLIRDFNAMLHDHERHGGSNSNRRGACPDFQDCVSDCGLFDLGYSRWPFTWKRGNLVERLDCGQSNLDWQIIFPTAHIKHLPSLKLDHSPLCLHLANDRQENKQRRFFRFQAAWLSHLNFTHMVNSN